One Bradyrhizobium sp. CCGB12 genomic window carries:
- a CDS encoding nitroreductase: MFAPEAAVIARDEACAVVRSPIDEILTGRFACREFCSAPVARRTIEQILRVARFAPSGANIQPWHVYVLTGEVKGRVSAALLDAHETSRDEHVSEYRYYASDLPGLYLKRRQEFGRLYYGSLGIHQADSEARTRQTAKNYTFFGAPVGLIVTIDRRLEVGSWLDLGMFVQNVMLAAAGRGLRTCPQETFAKYHRILRPLLSIPAEQMVVCGISVGKAKVERQDRLMPRADIDEFATFLGFDD, from the coding sequence ATGTTCGCTCCTGAAGCAGCGGTGATCGCTCGAGATGAGGCCTGTGCCGTGGTGCGGAGCCCGATCGACGAGATCCTGACCGGCCGGTTTGCATGCCGCGAGTTCTGCAGCGCTCCGGTTGCCCGGCGAACGATCGAGCAGATCCTCCGTGTCGCGCGATTCGCGCCCAGCGGTGCGAACATCCAGCCCTGGCACGTCTACGTGCTGACAGGCGAGGTCAAGGGCAGGGTCTCGGCGGCGCTGCTCGATGCGCACGAGACCTCTCGTGACGAACATGTCTCGGAGTATAGGTACTACGCCAGCGATCTGCCCGGCCTGTATCTCAAACGACGGCAGGAGTTCGGCCGACTATACTATGGCTCGCTCGGGATTCATCAGGCCGATTCCGAGGCGAGAACCAGACAGACCGCGAAGAACTACACGTTCTTCGGCGCGCCCGTGGGATTGATCGTAACCATCGACCGTCGTCTCGAAGTCGGAAGCTGGCTCGATCTCGGAATGTTCGTGCAGAACGTCATGCTCGCGGCGGCAGGACGCGGGCTTCGGACGTGCCCGCAGGAAACGTTCGCGAAGTATCACCGGATCCTACGCCCGCTGCTGTCGATTCCGGCAGAGCAGATGGTGGTGTGCGGCATCTCGGTTGGCAAGGCCAAGGTTGAGAGGCAGGACAGATTGATGCCGCGCGCGGACATCGACGAGTTCGCGACGTTCCTTGGTTTCGACGATTGA
- a CDS encoding DUF4863 family protein, whose translation MGSREELIQCSIPFLREVKDMTPGAEMERWLNETYGEESALYQDLARLIKVGIEEGWAANQEVDGPNYRRSRILEPTAETFQFSITAVYMNSADPRRFKDEDDHDVLRGQYHGHPYGELNLVVPLNKGAELKGLQGWQGAGWTAPDPGSRHYPEVRGGAVIALFYLPAGRISYDFNAPAG comes from the coding sequence GTGGGAAGTCGAGAAGAACTGATCCAGTGCAGCATTCCGTTTCTCCGCGAGGTCAAGGACATGACCCCCGGAGCCGAGATGGAGCGTTGGCTCAACGAGACATATGGGGAGGAGAGCGCGCTCTATCAGGATCTCGCTCGCCTGATCAAGGTCGGGATCGAGGAGGGATGGGCGGCAAATCAGGAGGTGGACGGCCCAAACTACCGCCGCAGCCGCATCCTGGAGCCCACTGCTGAAACGTTCCAGTTCAGCATCACCGCTGTGTACATGAACAGCGCCGATCCGCGCCGCTTCAAGGACGAGGACGACCACGACGTGTTGCGGGGGCAATATCACGGCCATCCCTACGGCGAGCTCAACCTTGTGGTGCCCTTGAACAAGGGCGCGGAGCTGAAGGGATTGCAGGGATGGCAGGGAGCCGGCTGGACGGCGCCTGATCCGGGCAGCAGGCACTATCCCGAAGTCAGGGGCGGCGCGGTCATTGCACTGTTCTATCTGCCGGCCGGGCGCATCTCGTACGATTTCAACGCGCCGGCCGGATGA
- a CDS encoding LysR family transcriptional regulator, whose translation MSVSFKTLDLNLLKVFDAVMEERSVLRASQKVALSQSAVSHSLARLREMLEDELFVRTAAGMQPTARALTMAPQIREALRVLEAAVELPTFVPATSTRQFTLAANDFATMVLAPPLLKILGREAPHIDLTIKPVTRIDLAEQIDLGRIDVAIGVFSLPPSRFRTSLLFEYDDVLIVGKKRKLGRLDKALLSRLPLVVVSFGGEQEGAIGGFISERGLARRSEMYDRDALERTLAESDRPPRMAVSLPHFLAVPGLLQDSELAAIVPRPLAKALAQNYPIATYELPYTATPLEVRLLWHERVDGEPAHEWLHDVLRRAAENLRRAG comes from the coding sequence GTGTCAGTCTCCTTCAAGACATTGGACCTGAACCTGCTCAAGGTGTTCGACGCCGTCATGGAGGAAAGGAGCGTCTTGCGCGCCAGCCAGAAAGTCGCGCTGAGCCAGTCCGCCGTCAGCCACTCGCTCGCGCGACTTCGAGAGATGCTGGAAGACGAGCTGTTCGTGCGCACGGCCGCGGGCATGCAACCGACGGCGCGGGCATTGACGATGGCGCCGCAGATTCGCGAGGCGCTGCGCGTGCTCGAGGCGGCCGTGGAGCTGCCGACCTTCGTTCCGGCAACATCAACCAGGCAGTTCACGCTAGCCGCCAATGACTTCGCCACGATGGTGCTGGCGCCCCCGCTGCTGAAGATACTGGGGCGCGAGGCCCCCCACATCGACCTGACCATCAAGCCGGTCACGCGGATCGACCTTGCCGAGCAGATCGATCTCGGCCGCATCGACGTTGCGATCGGCGTCTTCTCGCTCCCGCCGAGCCGTTTCCGCACGTCGCTGCTCTTCGAATATGACGACGTGCTGATTGTCGGCAAAAAGCGCAAGCTTGGCCGGCTCGACAAGGCGCTGCTTTCACGGCTGCCGCTGGTGGTCGTCTCCTTCGGTGGCGAGCAGGAGGGCGCGATCGGTGGCTTCATTTCCGAGCGCGGCCTGGCGCGGCGCTCGGAAATGTACGACCGCGACGCGCTCGAGCGAACACTCGCCGAGAGCGACCGGCCGCCGCGGATGGCGGTGTCGTTGCCGCATTTTCTTGCCGTCCCGGGACTGCTTCAGGATTCTGAGCTGGCGGCCATCGTCCCGCGCCCGCTTGCGAAAGCCCTGGCGCAAAATTACCCGATCGCGACCTACGAGCTTCCCTACACGGCGACTCCGCTGGAGGTCCGGCTGCTATGGCACGAGCGTGTCGACGGCGAGCCCGCGCACGAATGGCTCCATGACGTCCTTCGACGCGCTGCTGAGAACCTCAGACGCGCAGGCTAG
- a CDS encoding IS1182 family transposase, whose amino-acid sequence MTNRTFKTGVRRDQPSLLPARVEDYVAGDNPVRVIEAFVAALDLGKLGFRHAGSSGGAGQPPYDPADLLKLYLYGYLNRIRSSRNLEREARRNLELIWLMKRLVPGYRTIAKFRQENWKTLKAVNREFVLMLRELGLIGGEVVAIDGAFFDGNASKASIKTQRKLAKRLAEIEQDIEAYGATLEANDSAEVERPPAGRDGGGDGSRGGDLAQEVAALMAKRASLQADLARLEESGQTQLSRTDPDARLLSKNGQVVAGYNVQIGVDDKHALIAASEVVNDGNDSGQLYDMAKAAKDELGVETLTVLADTGYYNGHTLKDCEENGIAAYVPLAKRTTRLEAQDRISHEAFAYDAEADVYRCPAGKQLRPTDGRKTNGNRIEIRYVSRKSDCDACPLRARCVTVKIPTRTVQRWEHEAVLDRHRARMQGAEAQMRRRAELAEHPFGTIKCRAGYRHFLVRGFDKVCGEWSLMALCYNFSRVLSILGLDAFMAYLASRLPHLALLLLNAITDIITRIRPAPAPIRAQIRPIFRYAA is encoded by the coding sequence ATGACGAATCGTACCTTCAAAACCGGCGTCAGGCGGGATCAGCCGAGCCTTCTGCCGGCGCGGGTGGAAGATTATGTGGCCGGCGACAATCCGGTTCGGGTGATCGAGGCTTTTGTTGCAGCGCTTGACCTCGGGAAGCTTGGCTTCCGCCATGCCGGATCGAGCGGCGGGGCTGGACAGCCACCTTATGACCCGGCCGACCTGCTGAAGCTTTATCTTTATGGCTACCTGAACCGGATCCGGTCGTCGCGCAACCTGGAGCGCGAAGCCCGGCGCAATCTGGAACTGATCTGGCTGATGAAGCGCCTGGTGCCGGGCTATCGCACCATCGCCAAGTTCCGCCAGGAGAACTGGAAGACGCTCAAGGCGGTGAACCGGGAGTTTGTGCTGATGCTGCGCGAACTCGGTCTGATTGGCGGAGAGGTTGTGGCGATCGACGGTGCGTTTTTTGATGGCAACGCCAGCAAGGCGAGCATCAAAACGCAGCGCAAGCTCGCCAAGCGGCTGGCGGAGATCGAGCAGGATATTGAAGCCTATGGTGCCACGCTCGAGGCCAACGACAGCGCCGAGGTGGAACGTCCACCCGCGGGGCGGGATGGCGGAGGCGATGGCAGTCGCGGCGGAGACCTCGCACAAGAGGTGGCGGCGTTGATGGCCAAGCGCGCCAGCTTGCAGGCCGATCTGGCACGACTGGAGGAGAGCGGGCAGACGCAGCTGTCGCGAACCGATCCGGATGCCCGCCTGTTGTCGAAGAACGGCCAGGTGGTGGCAGGCTATAACGTTCAGATCGGCGTCGACGACAAGCACGCTCTGATCGCGGCGAGCGAGGTCGTCAACGACGGCAACGATAGCGGCCAGCTTTACGACATGGCCAAGGCCGCAAAGGACGAGCTTGGCGTCGAGACGCTGACGGTTCTCGCCGATACCGGCTACTACAACGGCCATACGCTCAAGGACTGCGAGGAGAACGGCATTGCCGCCTACGTTCCGCTGGCCAAGCGAACCACGCGGCTCGAAGCGCAGGATCGCATCAGCCATGAGGCGTTCGCCTACGACGCCGAAGCGGATGTCTATCGCTGTCCCGCCGGCAAGCAGCTGCGTCCCACGGACGGTCGCAAGACCAACGGCAACCGGATCGAGATCAGGTATGTCAGCCGCAAGTCAGATTGCGACGCCTGCCCGCTGCGCGCGCGCTGTGTCACCGTCAAGATCCCGACGCGCACCGTCCAGCGCTGGGAGCATGAAGCGGTGCTGGATCGGCATCGCGCGCGGATGCAGGGCGCCGAGGCCCAGATGCGCCGCCGCGCCGAACTCGCCGAACACCCCTTCGGCACCATCAAATGCCGGGCCGGCTACCGCCACTTCCTCGTCCGCGGCTTCGACAAAGTCTGTGGCGAATGGAGCCTGATGGCGCTTTGCTACAATTTCTCCCGAGTCCTCAGCATTCTCGGCCTCGACGCCTTCATGGCCTATCTGGCAAGCCGGCTTCCGCATTTGGCACTCTTGCTGCTCAACGCCATCACCGACATCATCACCCGGATACGGCCCGCTCCAGCGCCAATCCGAGCCCAAATCCGTCCAATTTTCCGATATGCCGCGTAA
- a CDS encoding aldehyde dehydrogenase family protein, which produces MVNRMQFYIDGAWVDPAVKKSTAVVNPATEEAMYEVALGSKADVDKAVAAAKRAFATFSQTSREERVALLSKVIEVYKGRLKEIGAAVSDEMGAPLPMAEKLQAGAGLGHLMTTLDVLKNYHFEEPVGTAMVLREPVGVVGMITPWNWPLNQIACKVAPALAAGCTMILKPSEFTPTSALIFAEILHEAGVPKGVFNLVNGLGPEVGAAMSEHPDIDMISFTGSTRAGIDVAKRAAPTVKRVSQELGGKSPNVILEGADLTKAVTGGVMHMFNNSGQSCNAPSRMIVPLSKMKEVAAIAKAVADKTKAGDPRGEGTTIGPVVNRGQWDKIQALIKKGIDEGATLVAGGPGLPEGVNKGFYVRPTIFADVTPEMTIAREEIFGPVLTILGAKDEADAVQIANDTPYGLAGYVSGASVEDAKRVGRQIRAGNVNLQGVPNDRTAPFGGYKQSGNGREWGKYGLEDFLEVKAVAGFNAA; this is translated from the coding sequence ATGGTCAATCGCATGCAATTCTACATCGACGGCGCCTGGGTCGATCCCGCCGTCAAGAAGTCCACCGCCGTGGTCAATCCCGCGACGGAAGAGGCGATGTACGAGGTTGCGCTGGGCTCTAAGGCTGACGTGGACAAGGCCGTGGCCGCCGCCAAGCGCGCCTTTGCCACCTTCTCCCAGACCAGCCGCGAGGAGCGCGTCGCGCTGCTTTCGAAAGTCATCGAGGTCTACAAGGGCCGCCTCAAGGAGATCGGCGCTGCCGTCTCCGACGAGATGGGCGCGCCGCTGCCGATGGCGGAGAAGCTGCAGGCCGGCGCCGGCCTCGGCCATCTCATGACCACGCTCGACGTGCTCAAGAACTATCATTTCGAGGAGCCGGTCGGCACCGCCATGGTGCTGCGCGAGCCGGTCGGCGTGGTCGGCATGATCACGCCCTGGAACTGGCCGCTCAACCAGATCGCCTGCAAGGTCGCGCCCGCGCTCGCCGCCGGCTGCACCATGATCCTGAAGCCCTCGGAATTCACGCCGACCTCCGCGCTGATCTTTGCGGAAATACTCCATGAAGCCGGCGTGCCGAAGGGCGTGTTCAACCTCGTCAACGGCCTCGGCCCCGAGGTCGGCGCCGCCATGAGCGAGCATCCCGACATCGACATGATCTCCTTCACGGGCTCGACCCGCGCCGGCATCGACGTCGCCAAGCGCGCCGCGCCGACCGTGAAGCGCGTCAGCCAGGAGCTCGGCGGCAAGTCGCCGAACGTCATCCTGGAAGGTGCCGACCTCACGAAGGCGGTGACCGGCGGCGTGATGCACATGTTCAACAACTCCGGCCAGTCCTGCAACGCGCCCTCGCGCATGATCGTGCCGCTGTCGAAGATGAAGGAAGTCGCCGCGATCGCGAAGGCCGTCGCCGACAAGACCAAGGCCGGTGATCCGCGCGGCGAAGGCACCACGATCGGCCCCGTGGTCAACCGCGGCCAGTGGGACAAGATCCAGGCCTTGATCAAGAAGGGCATCGACGAGGGCGCAACGCTCGTCGCCGGCGGCCCGGGCCTGCCCGAAGGCGTCAACAAGGGCTTCTATGTCCGTCCGACCATCTTCGCCGACGTCACCCCCGAGATGACGATCGCACGCGAAGAGATCTTCGGACCGGTGCTGACCATCCTCGGCGCCAAGGATGAAGCCGACGCCGTGCAGATCGCCAACGACACGCCGTACGGCCTCGCCGGCTACGTCTCCGGCGCTTCGGTCGAGGACGCCAAGCGCGTCGGCCGCCAGATCCGCGCCGGCAACGTCAACCTCCAGGGCGTGCCCAACGACCGCACCGCGCCGTTCGGCGGCTACAAGCAGTCGGGCAACGGCCGCGAGTGGGGCAAGTACGGCCTCGAGGACTTCCTCGAAGTGAAGGCCGTCGCCGGCTTCAACGCGGCGTAA
- a CDS encoding NAD(P)-dependent oxidoreductase: MPRILMTGASGGIGTSLRKLLPPIYPDLLLSDIKRPADLGANEQFKAADLADLKQVEAICEGVDGIIHFGGYSVEGPWDDILQANIIGCYNLFEAAYRKGVKRVVFASSNHAVGFYPRHHKIGTDVTPRPDGRYGVSKVFGEAVGALYADKHGLKVTCLRIGNFGDMPLDQRRLAIWLKPDDLVQLCRIGLEHPDIHFEVFYGASLNERAWWDNHRAYEFGYRPTGRSEDHVAHAMAEQAKLKPDPVGDHYQGGAFCSSEFDADASRIIDWNKR, translated from the coding sequence ATGCCGCGTATTTTGATGACGGGAGCTTCGGGCGGAATCGGCACGAGCCTGCGAAAACTGCTGCCGCCGATCTACCCGGATCTCCTGCTCTCCGACATCAAGCGGCCCGCCGATCTCGGCGCCAACGAGCAGTTCAAGGCGGCGGACCTCGCCGATCTCAAGCAGGTCGAGGCGATCTGCGAGGGCGTCGACGGCATCATCCATTTCGGCGGTTATTCGGTCGAAGGCCCCTGGGACGACATCCTCCAGGCCAACATCATCGGCTGCTACAATCTGTTCGAGGCCGCGTACCGCAAGGGTGTCAAGCGCGTGGTGTTCGCCTCGTCGAATCACGCCGTCGGCTTCTATCCGCGCCACCACAAGATCGGCACCGACGTCACCCCGCGCCCCGATGGCCGCTACGGCGTCAGCAAGGTGTTCGGCGAAGCCGTCGGCGCGCTCTACGCCGACAAGCATGGGTTGAAGGTGACGTGCCTGCGCATCGGCAATTTCGGCGACATGCCGCTGGACCAGCGCCGGCTTGCGATCTGGCTGAAGCCCGACGACCTCGTGCAGCTCTGCCGCATCGGACTCGAACATCCCGACATCCATTTCGAGGTCTTCTACGGTGCCTCCCTCAACGAGCGCGCCTGGTGGGACAACCATCGCGCCTACGAGTTCGGCTATCGTCCCACCGGGCGTTCCGAGGATCACGTGGCTCACGCGATGGCGGAGCAGGCCAAGCTCAAGCCCGATCCGGTCGGCGACCACTATCAGGGCGGCGCCTTCTGCAGCAGCGAGTTCGATGCCGATGCGAGCCGGATCATCGACTGGAACAAGCGGTAG
- a CDS encoding potassium channel family protein: protein MAVDRNDTSDHGAPDAVAAPFLRLKSSIRTLYEGDTFGCIKFRYALLALDIITVLFIIATSFMPRNRVVESLDVVFGVLILADFAARMIISRQPLHDLARVSTWTDIVVIISFLAPLAGEAGGFLRAFRTLRLLRDYQMVARLRIDSPFFRRNEEVVFAVANLGVFIFVMTGIVYETQKSHNHQIANYADALYFTVTALTTTGFGDITLPGTVGRLITVVIMIFGVTLFLNLAKALLAPSKVRFPCPVCGLQRHDVDAVHCKACGTIVNIPDEGMD from the coding sequence ATGGCGGTTGATCGCAACGACACGAGTGATCATGGGGCGCCCGACGCTGTCGCCGCCCCGTTTCTGCGCCTGAAGAGCAGTATCCGAACACTTTACGAAGGCGACACTTTCGGCTGCATCAAATTCCGGTACGCCTTGCTCGCGCTCGATATCATCACGGTCTTGTTCATCATTGCGACGTCGTTCATGCCTCGCAACAGGGTTGTCGAGTCGCTGGATGTCGTGTTCGGTGTATTGATCCTTGCGGATTTCGCAGCACGAATGATCATCAGCCGTCAGCCGCTGCACGACCTCGCGCGGGTGTCGACTTGGACCGACATCGTCGTTATCATTTCGTTCCTCGCGCCGCTCGCTGGCGAAGCCGGCGGCTTCCTGCGCGCATTTCGAACGTTGCGACTGCTGCGCGACTATCAGATGGTGGCGCGGCTTCGGATAGACAGCCCCTTCTTCCGGCGGAATGAAGAGGTCGTCTTTGCCGTCGCGAACCTCGGCGTGTTCATCTTCGTGATGACGGGAATCGTCTACGAGACCCAAAAGTCTCACAACCATCAGATCGCCAACTATGCCGACGCGCTCTACTTCACAGTCACCGCACTGACCACGACCGGCTTCGGCGACATCACCTTGCCCGGCACCGTCGGACGCCTGATCACCGTCGTCATCATGATCTTCGGCGTAACCCTGTTCCTGAATCTCGCCAAGGCGTTGCTGGCGCCCTCCAAGGTGCGCTTTCCCTGCCCCGTCTGCGGTCTGCAGCGCCATGATGTCGACGCGGTGCATTGCAAGGCCTGCGGGACCATTGTGAATATTCCGGACGAAGGCATGGACTAG
- a CDS encoding ABC transporter substrate-binding protein: MRSTTTTGTGKAVVATLISLMLTTTAIADEGPIKLGVLTDMSSLYADNGGQGSVVAAQMAVDDFKGKVLGRPVQIIAGDHQNKADVGSVIARRWIENEGVEVILDVPNSAVALAVQGITRDKKKLFLATGAATSRLTGDECSPTGIHWTYDTYALSQGTTKAISRLGAKSWFFLSADYSLGTQLEADSRKVIDATGGKVKGAVKHPINTPDFSSFLLQAQSSKADVIALANAGGDFINAVKQAGEFGITREQKLAGLIVFIADIHSLGLQSAQGLMLSSAFYWDLNEETRAWSKRFIEKTQKVPTMIHAGTYGAVMHYLKAAEAAGTLDGPAVAAMMREMPVNDFMTKNGRIRQDGRLIRDMYLFRVKSPQQSKHKFDYYELLATIPGDEAFKPMEGGGCSLLKQR; the protein is encoded by the coding sequence ATGAGATCGACCACGACGACAGGTACCGGCAAGGCAGTCGTTGCGACGTTGATTTCACTGATGCTCACGACCACGGCGATTGCCGACGAGGGACCGATCAAGCTCGGGGTGCTGACCGACATGTCCTCGCTCTATGCCGACAATGGCGGGCAAGGGTCGGTGGTCGCGGCGCAAATGGCCGTTGACGATTTCAAGGGCAAGGTTTTGGGACGCCCCGTCCAGATCATTGCCGGCGACCACCAGAACAAGGCTGACGTGGGGTCGGTGATCGCACGGCGCTGGATCGAGAACGAAGGTGTCGAGGTGATTCTCGACGTCCCCAATTCGGCCGTCGCGCTCGCCGTCCAAGGCATTACCCGTGACAAGAAGAAGCTGTTTCTCGCCACTGGCGCCGCCACGTCGCGCCTCACCGGCGACGAGTGCTCGCCGACCGGCATTCACTGGACCTACGATACCTATGCCTTGTCGCAGGGCACAACGAAGGCGATTTCCCGGCTTGGCGCCAAGAGCTGGTTCTTTCTTTCCGCTGACTATTCGCTTGGTACGCAGCTCGAAGCCGACAGCCGCAAGGTGATCGATGCGACCGGTGGCAAGGTCAAAGGCGCCGTCAAGCATCCGATCAACACACCGGATTTCTCCTCCTTCCTGCTGCAGGCGCAGTCTTCGAAGGCGGATGTGATCGCACTGGCGAACGCTGGCGGTGATTTCATCAACGCGGTCAAGCAGGCCGGTGAATTCGGGATTACGCGCGAGCAGAAGCTTGCCGGTCTGATCGTGTTCATCGCGGACATTCACAGTCTTGGACTGCAGAGTGCGCAAGGCTTGATGCTCAGCTCGGCATTCTACTGGGACCTGAACGAGGAGACTCGCGCATGGTCGAAGCGCTTCATCGAGAAGACCCAGAAGGTCCCCACCATGATCCATGCGGGTACTTATGGCGCGGTGATGCACTATCTCAAGGCGGCCGAAGCGGCGGGCACGTTGGATGGACCCGCCGTTGCCGCCATGATGCGCGAGATGCCGGTGAATGATTTCATGACCAAGAACGGCCGGATCCGCCAGGACGGCAGATTGATCCGCGACATGTATCTATTCCGGGTCAAGTCGCCACAGCAATCAAAGCACAAGTTCGACTATTACGAGCTGCTCGCGACCATTCCCGGAGACGAAGCCTTCAAGCCAATGGAGGGAGGAGGATGTTCGCTCCTGAAGCAGCGGTGA
- a CDS encoding SMP-30/gluconolactonase/LRE family protein produces MNEASSHPQERPGWRPASYYPDPAIKALDPRFEKYWLKLSAVERIATGLRWAEGPVWVGDGRYLLCSDIPNQRILKWEEETGAVSVFRKPSNFANGNTRDRQGRLVTCEHGGRRVTRTEYDGSITVLMDQFNGKRLNSPNDVVVKSDGSIWFTDPTFGLLGNYEGYKAEPEIEPNVYRLDPASGEATIVAEGVLGPNGLCFSPDEKILYVVESRGVPNRKILAYDVSADGTAISNKRVHIDAGPGTPDGMRCDIDGNLWCGWGMGDPELDGVVVFAPDGVMIGRIALPERCANLCFGGVKRNRLFMAASQSIYALYVNTQGALGG; encoded by the coding sequence ATGAATGAGGCATCGTCCCACCCCCAAGAGCGGCCAGGCTGGCGGCCGGCGAGCTACTATCCCGATCCGGCGATAAAAGCACTGGATCCCCGCTTCGAAAAATACTGGCTGAAGCTTTCGGCGGTGGAGCGGATTGCGACCGGGCTGCGCTGGGCCGAAGGTCCGGTCTGGGTCGGCGACGGGCGTTATCTGCTCTGCAGCGACATCCCCAATCAGCGCATCCTCAAATGGGAAGAGGAGACCGGCGCGGTCAGCGTGTTCCGAAAGCCCTCTAATTTCGCCAACGGCAATACGCGCGACCGCCAGGGCCGGCTCGTCACCTGCGAGCATGGCGGGCGCCGCGTGACCCGCACCGAATATGACGGCAGCATCACCGTGCTGATGGATCAATTCAACGGCAAGCGGTTGAACTCGCCGAACGATGTCGTTGTTAAATCGGACGGCTCGATCTGGTTCACCGATCCGACCTTCGGCCTGCTCGGCAATTACGAGGGCTACAAGGCCGAGCCCGAAATCGAGCCTAACGTCTACCGGCTCGATCCCGCGTCCGGCGAGGCAACGATCGTCGCCGAGGGCGTGCTGGGCCCGAACGGGTTGTGCTTCTCGCCGGACGAAAAGATCCTCTACGTCGTGGAATCGCGCGGTGTGCCGAACCGAAAGATCCTCGCCTATGACGTCTCCGCGGACGGCACCGCGATCTCGAACAAGCGCGTCCACATCGATGCGGGGCCCGGCACGCCCGATGGCATGCGCTGCGACATCGACGGCAATCTCTGGTGCGGCTGGGGCATGGGCGATCCCGAGCTCGACGGCGTCGTGGTGTTCGCGCCCGACGGCGTCATGATCGGCCGCATCGCCCTGCCCGAGCGCTGCGCCAATCTCTGCTTCGGCGGCGTCAAGCGCAACCGCCTGTTCATGGCTGCGAGCCAGTCGATCTACGCGCTGTATGTGAATACGCAGGGGGCGCTGGGCGGCTAG